A genomic stretch from Bordetella sp. N includes:
- a CDS encoding ATP-dependent DNA helicase yields MLDLEITDFFAEDGPLARALPGYRMRESQVDLAQAIERAIAERGTLVAEAGTGIGKTWAYLVPAFLGGGKVLVSTGTRTLQDQLFSRDLPRVRAALAVPITAALLKGRGNYLCHYHLDRLSGDERALKSRAEVGQLRHIQKFATITKTGDRADLAQVPEDADIWSRVTSTRENCLGQECPRIRDCFVVKARRQAQEADVVVVNHALFMADLVLRQEGVADLLPEADTVIFDEAHQLPDTATRFLGSSVSTHQFLDFGRAAEAAGLAYAREVTNWSDAGRLVEHAARELRLSCAALERMPGRKATFEAMPNADEFDAALEALSNTIKTVTKALTEVAEKHPDLMAAARLGADLLVRLKRWSTPGRPGSTGADDGPDDAEILAAWAASQDSVTSLDGVLELSRGAEEALAAELLEGAARRSANAADRADAAHAATAAALAAGQPAPSIGKVQWTGPAVRWVEHGLHHVRLHSAPLSVAQAFSRFRKPGQAWVLTSATLSVHGDFGHFTRQLGLSHAQTGHWESPFDYGNQGLLFVPKGLPEPQAPNYAERFVETLMPLLHASPGGALVLCTTLRAVERFASLLEEEFDRAGVEWPLLRQGETTRRELLDRFRTLTHPVLVGSASFWEGIDLPGDILTLVAIDKLPFAPPDDPVIEARLRECRERGGNPFAEYQLPEAAISLKQGAGRLIRTISDWGVLMVGDGRLVEKSYGKRLWRGLPPFARTRELNEALGFLQRKSDEAIEAKGGTTAASTDAE; encoded by the coding sequence ATGCTGGACCTGGAAATCACCGATTTTTTCGCCGAGGACGGCCCGCTGGCGCGCGCCCTGCCGGGCTATCGCATGCGCGAGTCGCAGGTGGACCTGGCACAAGCCATCGAACGCGCCATCGCGGAGCGCGGCACGCTCGTGGCCGAGGCGGGGACCGGCATCGGGAAAACGTGGGCGTATCTGGTGCCTGCCTTCCTGGGCGGCGGCAAGGTGCTGGTGTCCACCGGTACCCGTACTCTGCAGGACCAGCTGTTCTCCCGCGACCTGCCGCGGGTGCGGGCCGCGCTGGCCGTGCCCATCACTGCCGCGCTGCTGAAAGGGCGGGGCAACTATCTCTGTCACTATCATCTTGACCGCCTGTCGGGCGACGAGCGCGCGCTGAAGTCGCGCGCCGAAGTCGGCCAGCTGCGCCACATCCAGAAATTCGCGACGATCACCAAGACGGGCGACCGCGCCGACCTGGCGCAGGTGCCGGAAGATGCCGACATCTGGTCGCGCGTGACCTCCACCCGGGAAAACTGCCTGGGCCAGGAATGCCCGCGCATCCGTGACTGTTTCGTGGTGAAGGCCCGCCGCCAGGCCCAGGAGGCCGACGTGGTGGTGGTGAACCATGCGCTGTTCATGGCCGATCTGGTGCTGCGCCAGGAGGGTGTGGCGGACCTGCTGCCGGAAGCCGACACCGTCATCTTCGACGAAGCGCACCAGCTGCCTGACACCGCCACCCGCTTCCTGGGCAGCAGTGTGTCCACCCACCAGTTCCTCGACTTTGGCCGAGCCGCGGAAGCCGCAGGCCTGGCCTATGCGCGCGAAGTCACCAACTGGAGCGACGCCGGCCGTCTGGTGGAGCACGCCGCGCGCGAGCTGCGCCTGTCCTGTGCGGCCTTGGAGCGCATGCCGGGGCGCAAGGCCACGTTCGAGGCCATGCCCAACGCGGACGAATTCGATGCCGCGCTGGAAGCCTTGTCCAACACCATCAAGACGGTGACCAAGGCCTTGACCGAGGTGGCCGAGAAACATCCTGACCTGATGGCCGCGGCCCGCCTGGGCGCGGATCTGCTGGTGCGCCTGAAGCGTTGGTCGACCCCTGGCCGGCCTGGCAGCACCGGCGCCGACGATGGCCCTGATGATGCCGAGATACTGGCGGCCTGGGCCGCGTCCCAGGATTCCGTGACATCGCTGGACGGTGTATTGGAGCTGTCCCGGGGCGCCGAGGAAGCGCTGGCCGCCGAGCTGCTGGAAGGGGCCGCCCGCCGGTCGGCCAATGCGGCCGACCGCGCTGACGCCGCCCATGCCGCCACGGCCGCGGCCCTTGCCGCGGGCCAGCCGGCCCCCAGCATCGGCAAGGTGCAATGGACGGGACCAGCCGTGCGCTGGGTGGAGCATGGCCTGCATCATGTCCGCCTGCATTCGGCGCCGCTGTCCGTGGCGCAGGCGTTTTCGCGCTTCCGCAAGCCGGGGCAGGCCTGGGTCCTGACCTCGGCCACGCTGTCGGTGCACGGCGATTTCGGCCATTTCACCCGTCAGCTGGGCCTGAGCCATGCCCAGACCGGCCATTGGGAATCGCCCTTCGATTACGGCAACCAGGGCTTGCTGTTCGTGCCCAAGGGCCTGCCTGAGCCGCAGGCGCCGAACTATGCCGAGCGCTTCGTCGAGACGCTGATGCCCTTGCTGCACGCCAGCCCGGGCGGGGCCCTGGTGCTCTGCACGACGCTGCGCGCGGTGGAGCGTTTCGCCAGCCTGTTGGAAGAGGAGTTCGATCGTGCAGGGGTGGAGTGGCCGTTGCTGCGTCAGGGCGAGACCACCCGGCGAGAACTGCTGGATCGCTTTCGCACGCTGACGCATCCCGTGCTGGTGGGCAGCGCCAGCTTCTGGGAAGGTATCGATCTGCCCGGCGACATCCTGACCCTGGTCGCCATCGACAAGCTGCCTTTCGCGCCGCCCGACGATCCCGTGATCGAGGCGCGCTTGCGCGAATGCCGTGAACGGGGCGGTAATCCCTTCGCCGAATACCAGTTGCCGGAAGCCGCGATCTCGCTGAAGCAGGGGGCGGGGCGCCTGATCCGCACCATCTCGGATTGGGGCGTGCTGATGGTGGGCGACGGGCGCCTGGTCGAGAAAAGCTACGGCAAGCGCCTGTGGCGCGGCCTGCCGCCATTCGCCCGCACGCGGGAGCTGAACGAAGCGCTGGGCTTCCTGCAACGCAAGAGCGACGAGGCGATCGAGGCCAAGGGTGGGACCACGGCGGCATCGACCGACGCCGAGTAG
- a CDS encoding outer membrane protein assembly factor BamD, with product MIPRVPAHPVHASRFGSVARSFFLLFFTLVLAACGTTNSKFDKTAGWSAEQLYADGKQEMSAGNWKDARERMTAVESRYPFGIYAQQALIDVAYINWKDGENEQALAALDRFQQLYPNHPGTDYVLYLKGLINFTPASAFMTSVTGQDPSERDPKGLRASYDSFTELVNRFPDSKYAPDAKQRMAWLVNAIAMNEVHVARYYYERGAYVAAANRAQTVITDFEGAPATEEALYVMTLAYDKLKMPELKNDAQRVLDKNFPDSKFPKQGFTTEKVWWDPWGWF from the coding sequence GTGATTCCCCGCGTTCCCGCCCATCCTGTCCACGCCTCCCGATTCGGGTCGGTCGCGCGTTCATTCTTCCTCCTGTTCTTCACCTTGGTCCTCGCCGCGTGCGGCACGACCAACTCGAAGTTCGACAAGACCGCCGGCTGGAGCGCCGAGCAACTGTATGCCGACGGCAAGCAGGAAATGTCGGCAGGCAACTGGAAGGATGCGCGTGAACGTATGACGGCTGTTGAAAGCCGTTACCCCTTCGGCATCTATGCCCAACAAGCCCTTATCGATGTCGCCTACATCAACTGGAAGGACGGTGAAAACGAGCAGGCGCTCGCGGCCCTCGACCGTTTCCAGCAGCTCTACCCCAATCACCCGGGCACGGATTACGTGCTGTACCTGAAGGGCCTGATCAACTTCACGCCGGCCAGCGCCTTCATGACCAGCGTCACCGGCCAGGATCCCAGCGAACGCGACCCCAAGGGGCTGCGCGCGTCGTATGACTCCTTCACCGAACTGGTCAACCGCTTCCCGGACAGCAAGTACGCGCCCGACGCCAAGCAGCGCATGGCCTGGCTGGTCAACGCCATCGCGATGAACGAAGTTCACGTGGCGCGCTACTACTACGAACGTGGCGCCTATGTGGCCGCCGCCAACCGCGCGCAGACCGTCATCACCGACTTCGAAGGCGCCCCCGCCACCGAAGAAGCGCTGTATGTGATGACCCTGGCGTACGACAAGCTGAAGATGCCGGAACTCAAGAACGACGCGCAGCGCGTGCTGGACAAGAACTTCCCGGACAGCAAGTTCCCCAAGCAGGGTTTCACCACCGAAAAAGTCTGGTGGGACCCGTGGGGCTGGTTCTAG
- a CDS encoding RluA family pseudouridine synthase: MSDIAASADFPPDDEPQTLRLPLNAPSDRLDKVLASLLTDHSRSRLQAWIEGGHVLVNGAPAKVRQTVGPGDVLTIWEQPAPESLAYTPEPVDFGVVEDSPDWIVVNKPAGLVTHPGAGNWTGTLLNGLLYRYPELATVARAGIVHRLDKDTSGLMVVARTERAQTHLVRQLQARSMGREYLALAHGQLEAGGAVDREIGRDPRVPVRMTVERPVAPKQAITHYEPRAWGLAEEAPVTLVACRLETGRTHQIRVHLASLGHPLLGDVLYGGRNVAGATRQMLHARALHFDDPGGGGELAFEAAPPADMQAVLDGVDWK, from the coding sequence ATGTCCGATATAGCCGCGAGCGCGGATTTCCCGCCCGACGACGAACCGCAGACCCTGCGCCTCCCTTTAAACGCCCCTTCTGACCGCCTGGATAAAGTGTTGGCGAGTCTTTTGACGGACCATTCACGGAGCCGCCTGCAGGCCTGGATCGAGGGTGGCCACGTCCTGGTCAACGGCGCGCCAGCCAAGGTGCGCCAGACCGTGGGACCGGGCGACGTCCTGACCATTTGGGAGCAACCAGCCCCGGAAAGCCTGGCTTATACCCCCGAACCGGTCGATTTCGGCGTGGTCGAGGACAGCCCGGACTGGATCGTGGTGAACAAGCCGGCCGGGCTGGTCACTCACCCCGGCGCCGGCAATTGGACCGGGACCTTGCTCAACGGTCTGCTCTACCGCTACCCCGAACTCGCCACGGTGGCGCGGGCGGGCATCGTCCATCGGCTGGACAAAGATACCTCGGGCCTGATGGTGGTGGCGCGTACTGAGCGGGCCCAGACCCATCTGGTGCGCCAGCTGCAGGCCCGCAGCATGGGACGGGAATACCTGGCGCTGGCGCATGGCCAATTGGAGGCCGGCGGCGCCGTGGACCGGGAAATCGGCCGCGACCCGCGGGTGCCCGTCCGCATGACCGTCGAGCGGCCGGTGGCGCCGAAACAGGCCATTACACATTACGAGCCGCGGGCCTGGGGCCTGGCTGAAGAGGCGCCGGTGACCCTGGTGGCCTGTCGCCTGGAAACCGGCCGCACGCATCAGATCCGGGTGCATCTGGCCAGCCTGGGACATCCGCTGCTGGGCGACGTGCTCTACGGCGGCCGCAACGTGGCCGGCGCCACGCGCCAGATGCTGCATGCCCGTGCCCTGCATTTCGACGACCCCGGCGGTGGCGGTGAGCTGGCTTTCGAGGCCGCGCCGCCCGCCGACATGCAAGCCGTCCTGGATGGCGTGGATTGGAAATGA
- the pgeF gene encoding peptidoglycan editing factor PgeF, with protein MTQNFTFESSALPVVSGPAWPGVRYFCTTRGGGIGRAPHDTLNLGLRAGDDPDVVVENRRRLRAMLPAEPLWLRQVNGSEVLDADSRSDGGGIPTDAEPALDSAVTGQIGRVLAVMGADCLPVLLVDQNATVLGAAHAGWRGLSGGVLENVLAALRRKNPAATQWRAWVGPGIGPDAFEVGEDVLRAFTSDDEEAAALFRPYPDRPGKWLADLAGLAALRLRRAGVQDVHVSGLCTYTDRERFFSYRRDGVTGRMAMVAWLEQP; from the coding sequence ATGACGCAAAACTTCACTTTTGAATCGTCGGCGCTGCCCGTCGTCAGCGGCCCGGCCTGGCCCGGCGTCCGCTACTTCTGCACCACCCGTGGCGGCGGGATCGGCCGCGCGCCGCACGACACGCTGAACCTGGGCCTGCGCGCGGGCGATGACCCCGATGTGGTGGTGGAGAACCGCCGCCGCTTGCGCGCCATGCTGCCCGCGGAGCCGCTGTGGCTGCGCCAGGTCAATGGTAGCGAGGTCCTGGACGCCGACAGCCGCAGCGACGGCGGTGGCATCCCCACGGACGCCGAGCCGGCCCTCGACAGCGCCGTCACCGGCCAGATCGGGCGGGTGCTGGCGGTGATGGGGGCCGATTGCCTGCCGGTCCTGCTCGTCGACCAGAATGCCACCGTACTGGGCGCCGCCCATGCGGGCTGGCGCGGCCTGTCGGGCGGCGTGCTGGAAAACGTGCTGGCGGCCTTGCGGCGCAAGAATCCAGCGGCCACCCAATGGCGAGCCTGGGTCGGCCCCGGCATCGGTCCTGATGCGTTCGAAGTCGGCGAAGACGTGCTGCGCGCGTTCACTTCCGATGATGAAGAGGCGGCCGCGTTGTTCCGCCCCTATCCCGATCGGCCCGGCAAATGGCTGGCCGATCTGGCTGGCCTGGCGGCCCTGCGTCTGCGCCGCGCCGGCGTGCAGGACGTCCACGTGAGTGGCCTCTGCACCTACACCGACCGCGAGCGTTTTTTTTCCTATCGACGCGATGGTGTCACGGGCCGCATGGCCATGGTGGCATGGCTGGAGCAGCCCTGA
- the phaC gene encoding class I poly(R)-hydroxyalkanoic acid synthase, producing the protein MTAHPSAAWPVPVSVAPDVMAQIQADFARDWQRVMDDARQGRLTPPADRRFAGDAWGNSAQHLLLAHTYLLSAKAMQRMVDAADVSDAMRARLRFSVMQWVDAIAPSNFLALNPEAQQSIVASAGKALDVGMSNLISDLRKGRISQTDESQFEIGVNVATTPGQVVYENKLFQLIQYAPSTPTVHARPLVIVPPNINKFYILDLQPANSFVRHAVDAGMTVFMVSWRNPVAGDDDGAELATWSDYLDEAVLRALAVASEISGQKQVNALGFCVGGTLLASALALAEARGEQPVAALTLLTALLDFRDTGVLDVFVDEAHALLRDRQLGGGGLMSGRELATTFSFLRPNELVWNYVVGNYLKGQTPPAFDLLFWNADGTNLPGPFFAWYFRNTYLENNLKVPGRCTAAGLPLDLTRLAMPTYIYGSREDHIVPWPSAYASTQLLRGDRRFVLGASGHIAGVINPPAKQRRSYWAADANAGKDDFLPGDPMAWLEHATEHAGSWWPDWLTWLAPHAGRRVKASGQQGSTTHPPLEPAPGRYVKVRAM; encoded by the coding sequence GTGACAGCCCATCCATCCGCAGCATGGCCCGTTCCGGTCAGCGTGGCGCCAGACGTCATGGCCCAGATCCAGGCGGACTTCGCGCGCGACTGGCAGCGCGTGATGGACGATGCCCGCCAAGGCCGCCTGACGCCGCCCGCCGATCGCCGTTTCGCCGGCGACGCCTGGGGCAATAGCGCCCAGCATCTGCTGCTGGCGCACACCTATCTGTTGTCCGCCAAAGCCATGCAACGCATGGTCGACGCCGCCGATGTCAGTGACGCGATGCGAGCGCGGTTGCGCTTCTCCGTGATGCAATGGGTGGATGCCATCGCGCCGTCCAATTTCCTGGCGCTCAATCCGGAGGCCCAGCAGTCCATCGTGGCGTCAGCCGGCAAGGCGCTGGACGTGGGAATGTCCAATCTGATCAGCGACTTGCGCAAAGGCCGCATCTCGCAGACCGACGAAAGCCAGTTCGAGATCGGCGTCAACGTGGCCACCACGCCGGGCCAGGTCGTCTACGAGAACAAGCTGTTCCAGCTGATCCAGTACGCCCCCAGCACACCGACGGTGCATGCACGGCCGCTGGTCATCGTGCCGCCCAACATCAACAAGTTCTATATCCTGGACCTGCAGCCGGCCAATTCCTTCGTCCGTCATGCGGTGGACGCGGGCATGACCGTGTTCATGGTGTCGTGGCGCAATCCGGTGGCAGGCGACGACGATGGCGCGGAACTCGCCACCTGGTCGGATTATCTGGACGAGGCCGTCCTGCGGGCCCTGGCGGTGGCCAGCGAGATCAGCGGGCAGAAGCAGGTCAACGCCCTGGGCTTCTGCGTGGGCGGTACGCTGCTGGCGTCAGCCCTGGCCTTGGCCGAGGCGCGCGGCGAGCAGCCCGTGGCGGCCTTGACGCTGCTGACGGCCTTGCTCGATTTCCGCGATACGGGCGTGCTCGATGTCTTCGTCGACGAGGCGCATGCCCTGTTGCGCGATCGGCAGCTGGGTGGCGGCGGCCTGATGTCCGGCCGCGAATTGGCCACTACGTTCAGCTTCCTGCGCCCGAATGAGCTGGTGTGGAACTACGTCGTGGGCAATTACCTGAAAGGCCAGACGCCGCCGGCCTTCGATCTGCTGTTCTGGAATGCCGACGGCACCAATCTTCCGGGACCGTTCTTCGCCTGGTACTTCCGCAATACGTATCTTGAAAATAATTTGAAGGTTCCCGGCCGCTGCACGGCCGCGGGCCTGCCGCTGGATCTCACCCGCCTGGCAATGCCCACCTACATCTACGGCTCGCGGGAGGATCACATCGTGCCCTGGCCGTCGGCGTACGCATCGACCCAGCTGCTGCGTGGCGATCGGCGCTTCGTGTTGGGGGCCTCGGGTCACATCGCGGGCGTCATCAATCCGCCCGCCAAGCAAAGGCGCAGCTATTGGGCCGCCGATGCCAACGCGGGCAAGGACGACTTCCTGCCCGGCGATCCAATGGCGTGGCTGGAGCACGCCACCGAGCACGCCGGCAGCTGGTGGCCCGACTGGCTGACCTGGCTGGCGCCGCATGCGGGCCGCCGGGTCAAGGCAAGCGGCCAGCAAGGCAGCACGACCCACCCGCCGTTGGAGCCGGCGCCGGGCCGATATGTCAAAGTACGAGCCATGTAG
- the phbB gene encoding acetoacetyl-CoA reductase, producing the protein MSEKLAYVTGGMGGIGTAICQRLAKDGFRVVAGCGPSRNYQQWLDEQAAQGYTFYASVGNVSDWDSTQAAFDKVRADLGHVDVLVNNAGITRDGLFRKMSLDDWRTVIDTNLNSLFNVTKQVLDPMVDRQFGRIINISSVNGQKGQFGQTNYSTAKAGIHGFTMALAQEVASKGVTVNTISPGYIGTDMVRAIRPDMLEKIVATIPVRRLGTPEEIASIVSWLASDQSGFATGADFSLNGGLHMH; encoded by the coding sequence ATGAGCGAGAAATTGGCATATGTGACGGGCGGCATGGGCGGCATCGGTACCGCGATCTGCCAGCGCCTGGCCAAGGACGGGTTTCGCGTGGTTGCGGGTTGCGGTCCCAGCCGCAATTACCAGCAGTGGCTGGACGAGCAGGCGGCCCAGGGCTATACCTTTTACGCGTCCGTTGGCAACGTGTCGGACTGGGATTCCACCCAGGCCGCTTTCGATAAAGTACGGGCGGACCTTGGTCACGTCGACGTGCTGGTGAACAACGCCGGCATCACGCGCGATGGCCTGTTCCGCAAGATGTCCCTGGACGATTGGCGCACGGTCATCGACACCAATCTGAACAGCCTGTTCAACGTCACCAAGCAGGTGCTGGACCCTATGGTCGACCGCCAGTTTGGCCGTATCATCAACATCAGTTCGGTCAATGGTCAGAAAGGGCAGTTCGGACAGACCAACTACTCGACCGCCAAGGCCGGCATCCACGGTTTCACCATGGCGCTGGCGCAGGAAGTGGCCAGCAAGGGCGTGACCGTCAACACCATTTCGCCGGGTTATATCGGCACGGACATGGTGCGGGCCATCCGCCCGGACATGCTGGAAAAAATCGTCGCCACGATACCCGTGCGGCGCCTGGGCACGCCGGAGGAAATCGCCTCCATCGTGTCGTGGCTGGCGTCGGATCAATCGGGCTTCGCCACCGGCGCGGACTTCTCGCTGAACGGCGGCCTGCATATGCATTGA
- the phaR gene encoding polyhydroxyalkanoate synthesis repressor PhaR translates to MTQTQAAGPTRLIKKYPNRRLYDTQTSTYITLADVKQLVLASENFQVIDAKSGDELTRSILLQIILEEEGGGVPMFSSNMLSQIIRFYGNAMQGIMGSYLEKNIQAFMEIQERMAEQSKGLYGSQFGPEAWTQFMNGQTPMMQNMMNSYIEQSKNLFVQMQDKMQDQTRSMFSNFPFPGTTPNNRK, encoded by the coding sequence ATGACGCAAACGCAAGCAGCCGGGCCCACCCGTCTGATCAAGAAATATCCGAATCGCCGTTTATACGACACGCAGACCAGTACCTACATCACTCTGGCCGATGTGAAACAGCTGGTGCTGGCTTCCGAAAACTTCCAGGTCATCGACGCCAAGAGCGGCGACGAACTGACGCGCAGCATCCTGCTGCAGATCATCCTGGAAGAAGAGGGCGGCGGCGTGCCCATGTTCTCGTCCAACATGCTGTCGCAGATCATCCGTTTCTACGGCAATGCGATGCAGGGCATCATGGGGTCTTACCTGGAGAAGAACATCCAGGCCTTCATGGAAATCCAGGAACGCATGGCCGAACAGTCCAAGGGCCTGTACGGCAGCCAGTTCGGCCCCGAGGCATGGACGCAGTTCATGAACGGCCAGACCCCCATGATGCAGAACATGATGAACAGCTACATCGAGCAGAGCAAAAACCTGTTCGTGCAGATGCAGGACAAGATGCAGGACCAGACCCGTTCGATGTTCTCGAATTTTCCTTTCCCGGGAACGACGCCGAACAATCGCAAGTAA
- a CDS encoding iron transporter, with translation MMKKALALAAGIVFSSAALAAEYPIGKPAEKGGMEIGAVYLQPIEMDPPGVMRAAKDSDIHLEADIHALANNPTGFPEGEWMPYLVVKFELQKQGSQNVIKGTLMPMVANDGPHYGDNVKLDGPGKYHLKYYIAPPTADSMSHFGRHIDKETGVGPFFQPFELEYDFVYAGTGKKGGY, from the coding sequence ATGATGAAGAAGGCCTTGGCTCTGGCCGCCGGTATTGTATTTTCGAGCGCGGCGCTGGCCGCTGAGTATCCGATCGGAAAGCCGGCAGAAAAGGGCGGCATGGAAATTGGCGCGGTCTATCTGCAGCCGATCGAAATGGACCCCCCGGGCGTGATGCGCGCCGCCAAGGATTCCGACATCCACCTGGAAGCCGACATTCACGCCTTGGCCAACAACCCTACCGGTTTTCCGGAAGGCGAGTGGATGCCCTATCTGGTGGTGAAGTTCGAACTGCAGAAGCAGGGTAGCCAGAACGTGATCAAGGGCACCCTGATGCCCATGGTGGCGAATGACGGCCCGCACTACGGCGACAACGTCAAGCTGGACGGTCCGGGCAAATACCACCTGAAGTACTATATCGCGCCCCCGACGGCCGACAGCATGAGCCATTTCGGCCGCCATATCGACAAGGAAACCGGCGTGGGTCCGTTCTTCCAGCCGTTCGAACTGGAATATGACTTCGTCTACGCCGGTACCGGCAAGAAGGGCGGCTACTGA
- a CDS encoding cupredoxin domain-containing protein has translation MKNRRSLLASAVLLLASASAGTPALADELPTFQLTFKADGTFEPQRLEVPAGRFKIELSNESKEPVEFESIPLRKEKVLGPGVKSFVVITISRPGEYPFFDDFHQDVKGTLVVKPKE, from the coding sequence ATGAAGAATCGCCGATCGCTCCTGGCGTCGGCGGTCCTGTTGCTGGCCTCGGCCAGCGCGGGCACGCCGGCGCTGGCTGATGAATTACCCACGTTCCAATTGACCTTCAAGGCCGATGGAACGTTCGAACCGCAACGGCTGGAAGTGCCGGCGGGACGTTTCAAGATCGAACTGAGCAACGAGAGCAAAGAGCCGGTCGAGTTCGAGAGTATTCCCCTGCGCAAGGAGAAAGTGCTGGGGCCCGGCGTCAAGTCTTTTGTCGTCATCACGATTTCGCGACCCGGCGAATATCCTTTCTTCGATGATTTCCATCAGGACGTAAAGGGTACGTTGGTCGTCAAACCCAAGGAATGA